The Pseudomonas parafulva genome includes a window with the following:
- a CDS encoding choline ABC transporter substrate-binding protein, translated as MKGSPSLLLVALLSAPVLAQAAEPEQCQTVRFSDVGWTDITVTTATTSAVLDALGYKTHTTMISVPVTYKSLAAGKDLDVFLGNWMPTMENDIKQYRDAGTVETLRANLENAKYTLAVPQALYDKGLKDFSDIPKFKDELGGKIYGIEPGNDGNRTIQSMIDKNAFGLKDAGFKIVQSSEAGMLSQVDRSQKRGEAIVFLGWEPHPMNTRFKMQYLTGGDEFFGPDFGKATVYTNTRKGYAQECSNVGQLLKNLSFELKDESTMMGYVLDDKMKPDAAARKWLKDNPGKLDTWLAGVTTVDGKPGLEAAKAKLTQ; from the coding sequence ATGAAAGGTTCACCCTCGCTGTTGCTGGTCGCGTTGCTGTCCGCACCGGTACTGGCCCAGGCCGCAGAACCCGAGCAGTGCCAGACGGTGCGGTTTTCGGATGTCGGCTGGACCGACATCACGGTAACCACGGCCACCACCAGCGCTGTGCTCGACGCCCTGGGCTACAAGACGCACACCACCATGATCTCGGTGCCGGTGACCTACAAGTCGCTGGCGGCCGGCAAGGACCTGGACGTGTTTCTCGGCAACTGGATGCCGACCATGGAGAACGACATCAAGCAGTACCGCGACGCCGGTACGGTCGAAACCCTGCGCGCCAACCTGGAAAACGCCAAGTATACGCTCGCAGTACCGCAAGCCCTGTACGACAAGGGTTTGAAGGATTTCAGTGACATTCCCAAGTTCAAGGATGAGCTAGGCGGCAAGATCTACGGGATCGAGCCGGGCAACGATGGCAACCGCACCATCCAGAGCATGATCGACAAGAACGCCTTCGGCCTGAAGGACGCCGGCTTCAAGATTGTCCAGTCCAGCGAGGCCGGCATGCTTTCCCAGGTGGACCGCTCGCAGAAACGTGGCGAGGCCATCGTGTTCCTGGGATGGGAGCCGCACCCGATGAACACCCGGTTCAAGATGCAGTACCTGACCGGTGGCGATGAGTTCTTCGGCCCCGATTTCGGCAAGGCGACGGTGTACACCAATACCCGCAAGGGGTATGCGCAGGAATGCAGCAACGTCGGCCAACTGTTGAAGAACCTGTCGTTCGAGCTCAAGGACGAAAGCACCATGATGGGCTATGTCCTGGACGACAAGATGAAGCCTGACGCCGCTGCGCGCAAATGGCTCAAGGACAATCCCGGCAAGCTGGACACCTGGCTGGCAGGTGTGACCACTGTGGATGGCAAACCTGGCCTGGAGGCGGCCAAGGCCAAGCTGACGCAATAA
- the choX gene encoding choline ABC transporter substrate-binding protein — protein MHSLIRRSLLTLALTSLATPSLYAADAAACKNVRLGVVNWTDVIATSAIAQALFDGLGYTTKQTSASQQIIFAGIRDKRLDMFLGYWNPIMTQTITPFIDAGQVKVMDKASLEDARATLAVPKYLADKGLRTFADIHKFEKELGGKLYGIEPGSGANTQIKAMIAKNQFGLGKFQLVESSEAGMLAAVDRAVRRKEAVVFFGWTPHPMNVNIDMVYLGDSQDALGPDEGRATVWTVTAPDYAARCPNANRLLANLSFSAEDESRMMQPLLDHKDALESARQWLKDHPEDKARWLEGVTTFDGKPAADNLKLTAN, from the coding sequence ATGCACAGCTTGATCCGCCGCAGCCTGTTGACCTTGGCCCTGACCAGCCTTGCTACCCCCTCGCTTTACGCCGCCGATGCCGCTGCTTGCAAGAATGTCCGTCTGGGTGTGGTCAACTGGACCGATGTGATCGCGACCAGCGCCATCGCCCAGGCTTTGTTCGATGGCCTGGGTTACACCACCAAGCAAACCAGCGCGTCGCAGCAGATCATCTTCGCTGGCATTCGCGACAAACGCCTGGACATGTTCCTGGGCTACTGGAACCCGATCATGACCCAGACCATCACCCCCTTCATCGATGCCGGGCAGGTCAAGGTCATGGACAAGGCCAGCCTCGAAGATGCCCGGGCCACCTTGGCAGTGCCCAAATACCTGGCCGACAAGGGGCTGCGCACCTTCGCCGACATCCATAAATTCGAGAAGGAGCTTGGAGGCAAGCTCTATGGCATCGAGCCGGGTTCGGGCGCCAACACCCAAATCAAGGCCATGATTGCCAAGAACCAGTTCGGCCTGGGCAAATTCCAGCTGGTCGAGTCCAGCGAAGCGGGCATGCTGGCCGCCGTGGACCGGGCAGTACGGCGCAAGGAAGCCGTGGTGTTCTTCGGCTGGACCCCACACCCCATGAACGTGAACATCGACATGGTGTACCTCGGGGACAGCCAGGACGCGCTCGGCCCGGACGAAGGCCGCGCGACGGTGTGGACCGTCACCGCACCCGATTATGCAGCGCGCTGCCCCAATGCCAACCGCCTGCTGGCCAACCTGAGCTTCAGCGCCGAAGACGAGAGCCGCATGATGCAGCCATTGCTCGATCACAAGGACGCGCTGGAATCGGCGCGCCAATGGCTCAAAGATCACCCCGAGGACAAGGCCCGCTGGCTTGAGGGTGTAACCACCTTCGATGGCAAGCCGGCCGCCGACAATCTCAAGCTTACCGCCAACTGA
- a CDS encoding L-serine ammonia-lyase, which produces MAISVFDLFKIGVGPSSSHTVGPMRAGALFVQGLRERGELEQVKRIEVRLYGSLSATGIGHGTDNATIMGLMGEWPDAIDPTQIVPRIADLRETQVLKLDNRLPIDFIWARDMLLLDENLPYHPNAMTLVAEGEQGEIHRDTYYSVGGGFVVDAAQAASGVLDADQTVLPYDFNSAAELLRLCKQNDLSVSQLMMANERVWRSEAEIRAGLHTLWDAMQECVNNGLKYEGTLPGGLNVRRRAAKLHRSLQEIGKPNVIGSTMSAMEWVNLFALAVNEENAAGGRMVTAPTNGAAGIIPAVLHYYMRFSDEVDESSVVDFFLAAAAVGILCKKNASISGAEVGCQGEVGSACAMAAAGLAQVLGATPPQVENAAEIALEHNLGLTCDPVGGLVQVPCIERNAIAAVKAINAVQMALRGDGEHFISLDQVIRTMRDTGADMHDKYKETSRGGLAVSAIEC; this is translated from the coding sequence ATGGCCATCAGCGTGTTCGACCTGTTCAAGATCGGTGTCGGGCCTTCCAGCTCGCATACCGTCGGCCCCATGCGAGCCGGTGCCCTGTTTGTCCAGGGGCTGCGCGAGCGCGGCGAGCTGGAACAGGTTAAGCGGATCGAGGTGCGCCTGTATGGCTCGCTGTCGGCTACCGGTATCGGCCATGGAACCGACAACGCCACCATCATGGGGCTGATGGGCGAATGGCCAGACGCCATCGACCCTACCCAGATTGTCCCGCGTATCGCCGACCTGCGCGAAACCCAAGTGCTCAAACTCGATAACCGCCTGCCCATCGATTTCATCTGGGCCCGTGACATGCTGCTGCTTGACGAGAACCTGCCTTACCACCCGAACGCCATGACCCTTGTGGCAGAAGGCGAGCAGGGCGAAATTCACCGAGATACCTACTACTCAGTCGGCGGTGGCTTCGTGGTCGATGCCGCCCAGGCCGCCAGTGGCGTACTGGACGCCGACCAGACCGTGCTGCCGTACGATTTCAACAGCGCGGCCGAGCTGTTGCGCCTGTGCAAGCAAAACGACCTGAGTGTGTCGCAATTGATGATGGCCAATGAACGGGTCTGGCGCAGCGAGGCAGAAATTCGGGCCGGCCTGCACACGCTTTGGGATGCCATGCAGGAGTGCGTCAACAACGGGCTCAAGTACGAAGGCACGCTGCCGGGCGGGCTGAATGTCCGTCGTCGTGCTGCCAAGCTGCACCGCAGCCTGCAGGAAATCGGCAAGCCCAACGTGATCGGCTCGACCATGAGCGCCATGGAGTGGGTCAACCTGTTCGCCTTGGCCGTGAACGAGGAAAACGCCGCAGGCGGGCGCATGGTCACCGCGCCTACCAATGGCGCGGCCGGCATCATTCCGGCGGTGCTGCACTACTACATGCGCTTTAGTGACGAGGTGGACGAGTCCAGCGTGGTGGATTTCTTCCTGGCGGCCGCCGCCGTGGGCATCCTGTGCAAGAAGAACGCCTCGATCTCAGGGGCCGAGGTGGGCTGTCAGGGTGAGGTGGGCTCGGCCTGCGCCATGGCCGCTGCAGGACTTGCTCAGGTACTGGGCGCTACCCCGCCCCAGGTTGAAAACGCAGCCGAGATTGCCCTGGAACACAATTTGGGCCTGACGTGCGACCCGGTAGGCGGACTGGTGCAGGTGCCCTGCATCGAGCGCAATGCAATTGCTGCAGTGAAAGCCATCAACGCTGTGCAGATGGCGTTGCGTGGTGATGGCGAGCATTTCATCTCCCTCGACCAGGTGATCCGCACCATGCGTGATACAGGTGCCGACATGCACGACAAGTACAAGGAAACCTCGCGCGGCGGCCTTGCCGTCAGCGCCATCGAGTGCTGA
- a CDS encoding L-carnitine dehydrogenase, with the protein MTFITDIKTFAALGSGVIGSGWVARTLAHGLDVIAWDPAPGAEQALRKRIANAWPALEKQGLAPGASQARLTFVDTVETCVREADFIQESAPERLDLKLDLHARISAAAKPDAIIASSTSGLLPSEFYASAVHPERCVVGHPFNPVYLLPLVEIVGGKQTAPQAIEAASTVYTALGMRPLHVRKEVPGFIADRLLEALWREALHLVNDGVATTGEIDDAIRFGAGLRWSFMGTFLTYTLAGGDAGMRHFMSQFGPALKLPWTYLPAPELTDKLIDDVVEGTSQQLGDRSIAALERYRDDTLLAVLEAVTTSKANHGMSFSD; encoded by the coding sequence ATGACCTTCATCACTGACATCAAGACATTTGCCGCGTTGGGCAGCGGCGTGATCGGCAGCGGCTGGGTTGCACGCACCCTCGCCCATGGCCTGGACGTGATCGCCTGGGACCCGGCGCCAGGCGCCGAACAGGCCCTGCGCAAACGCATCGCCAACGCCTGGCCTGCCTTGGAGAAACAGGGCCTTGCGCCAGGCGCATCGCAAGCCCGCCTGACCTTTGTCGACACCGTTGAAACGTGCGTGCGCGAGGCTGATTTCATCCAGGAAAGCGCGCCTGAGCGGCTGGACCTGAAGCTCGATTTGCATGCACGGATCAGCGCCGCTGCCAAACCCGATGCAATTATTGCCAGCAGCACGTCGGGCTTGTTGCCCAGCGAGTTCTACGCCTCGGCCGTTCACCCTGAGCGCTGTGTGGTAGGCCATCCTTTCAACCCGGTGTACCTGCTGCCATTGGTCGAGATCGTCGGCGGCAAGCAGACTGCGCCGCAGGCCATCGAGGCGGCCAGCACTGTTTATACCGCCCTTGGCATGCGGCCACTGCACGTACGCAAGGAAGTCCCCGGTTTCATCGCCGACCGGTTACTCGAAGCGCTGTGGCGCGAGGCGCTGCACCTGGTCAACGACGGGGTCGCCACCACGGGTGAAATCGACGACGCCATCCGTTTTGGCGCGGGCCTGCGCTGGTCGTTCATGGGCACCTTCCTGACCTACACCCTGGCCGGTGGCGATGCCGGCATGCGTCACTTCATGTCGCAATTCGGGCCGGCACTGAAGCTGCCGTGGACCTACCTGCCGGCGCCTGAGCTGACCGACAAACTGATCGACGATGTGGTGGAGGGTACGTCGCAGCAACTGGGTGATCGCAGCATCGCCGCGCTGGAACGCTACCGGGATGACACGCTGCTGGCGGTGCTGGAAGCGGTGACCACCAGCAAGGCCAACCATGGCATGTCGTTCAGCGACTGA
- a CDS encoding DUF5943 domain-containing protein: MAKIAPQLPIEVDSETGVWTSDALPMLYVPRHFFVNNHMGIEEVLGADKYAEILYKAGYKSAWHWCEKEAECHGLEGVAVFEHYMKRLSQRGWGLFEIQDIDLDKGTCSVKLKHSAFVYVYGKCGRKVDYMFTGWFAGAMDQILAARGSSIRTVAEQVYGGSEEGHEDGLFVTKPL; the protein is encoded by the coding sequence ATGGCCAAGATCGCCCCGCAATTGCCAATCGAAGTCGACAGCGAGACCGGTGTCTGGACCAGCGACGCCTTGCCGATGCTGTACGTGCCACGCCATTTCTTCGTCAACAACCACATGGGCATCGAAGAGGTCCTGGGCGCCGACAAGTACGCCGAAATTCTCTACAAGGCGGGCTACAAGTCGGCGTGGCACTGGTGCGAGAAGGAAGCCGAGTGCCATGGCCTGGAAGGGGTCGCGGTCTTCGAGCACTACATGAAGCGCCTGAGCCAGCGCGGCTGGGGGCTGTTCGAGATCCAGGACATCGACCTGGACAAGGGCACGTGCAGCGTCAAGCTCAAGCACTCGGCTTTCGTCTATGTCTATGGCAAGTGCGGCCGCAAGGTCGACTACATGTTCACTGGCTGGTTCGCCGGTGCCATGGACCAGATTCTCGCTGCCCGCGGCAGCTCGATCCGCACTGTTGCCGAGCAGGTATATGGCGGGTCGGAAGAAGGCCACGAAGATGGCCTGTTCGTAACGAAGCCGTTGTAA
- a CDS encoding 3-keto-5-aminohexanoate cleavage protein, translating into MNHDVIITCALTGAGDTASKSHLVPVTPKQIAAAAVEAAKAGATVVHCHVRDPQTGRFSRDVALYREVMERIREADVDIIVNLTAGMGGDLEIGPDENPMAFGQGTDLIGPLERLAHVEALLPEICTLDCGTLNFGDGNSIYVSTPAQLRAGARRITELGVKAELEIFDTGHLWFAKQMMKEGLLDNPLFQLCLGIPWGAPADTTTMKAMVDNLPADVTWAGFGIGRMQMPMAAQAVLLGGNVRVGLEDNLYLDRGVLASNGQLVERAVEIISRLGARVLSPAEGRAKMNLNRR; encoded by the coding sequence ATGAACCACGACGTCATCATTACGTGCGCCCTGACCGGCGCCGGCGACACTGCCTCAAAAAGCCATCTGGTCCCCGTCACGCCGAAGCAGATCGCTGCAGCGGCCGTGGAAGCCGCCAAGGCCGGCGCCACAGTGGTCCACTGCCACGTACGCGACCCGCAGACGGGGCGCTTCAGCCGTGATGTCGCCCTGTATCGCGAAGTCATGGAGCGCATTCGCGAAGCCGACGTGGACATCATCGTCAACCTCACTGCCGGCATGGGCGGCGACCTGGAAATCGGGCCCGATGAAAACCCCATGGCATTCGGGCAGGGCACTGACCTGATCGGCCCGCTCGAACGCCTGGCCCACGTCGAGGCGTTATTACCGGAAATCTGCACCCTGGACTGCGGCACCCTCAATTTCGGTGACGGCAATTCCATCTACGTTTCCACGCCCGCGCAACTACGCGCCGGTGCCCGGCGCATTACGGAGCTGGGGGTCAAGGCAGAGCTGGAAATTTTCGATACCGGCCACCTGTGGTTCGCCAAGCAAATGATGAAGGAAGGGCTGCTCGACAACCCCTTGTTCCAGCTGTGCCTGGGAATACCGTGGGGCGCACCGGCTGACACCACCACCATGAAAGCTATGGTCGATAACCTGCCCGCCGATGTCACCTGGGCCGGCTTTGGCATCGGCCGCATGCAGATGCCCATGGCCGCGCAGGCCGTGTTGCTCGGCGGTAACGTGCGAGTCGGCCTGGAAGACAACCTGTACCTGGACCGTGGCGTACTGGCGAGCAACGGCCAGTTGGTCGAGCGCGCGGTAGAGATCATTTCGCGCCTGGGTGCCCGTGTCCTGAGCCCCGCAGAAGGCCGGGCAAAGATGAACCTGAACCGTCGCTGA
- a CDS encoding lysozyme inhibitor LprI family protein, whose protein sequence is MKAMAAVVLLAVVAAAQAGEEENTPCDNVETEAQAHACAAFNKQASERELKSAYDELLQRVHDAFDDKGGIAATMIERLKQAQGLWTQLRDADCKAETFALPTNGKAYQAAWDTCVAQRTDERSEYLQSILQQ, encoded by the coding sequence ATGAAAGCGATGGCAGCAGTGGTACTGCTGGCGGTGGTGGCGGCAGCCCAGGCCGGTGAGGAGGAAAATACCCCATGCGATAACGTCGAGACAGAGGCGCAAGCCCATGCCTGCGCAGCGTTCAACAAGCAAGCTTCCGAACGGGAGCTAAAATCGGCCTATGACGAACTTCTCCAGCGCGTTCACGACGCGTTTGACGACAAAGGCGGCATTGCAGCAACGATGATCGAGCGCTTGAAACAGGCTCAGGGGCTATGGACGCAGCTTCGCGATGCCGATTGCAAGGCGGAAACCTTCGCCCTGCCCACCAACGGCAAGGCTTACCAGGCAGCCTGGGACACCTGCGTCGCGCAGCGCACTGATGAGCGGTCCGAATACCTGCAATCGATTCTGCAACAGTAG
- a CDS encoding dipeptidase, with the protein MSPAELHADSIVIDGLIIAKWNRELFEDMRKGGLTAANCTVSVWEGFKATVDQIAASQKLIRENSDLVMPVRTTADIRKAKELGKTGILFGFQNAHAFEDQIGYVEVFKQLGVGIVQMCYNTQNLVGTGCYERDGGLSGFGREIVAEMNRVGIMCDLSHVGSKTSEEVILESKKPVCYSHCLPSGLKEHPRNKSDEELKFIADHGGFVGVTMFAPFLAKGIDSTIDDYAEAIEYTMNIVGEDAIGIGTDFTQGHGKEFFEYLTHDKGYARRLTNFGKIINPLGIRTVGEFPNLTETLLKRGHSERVVRKIMGENWVNVLKDVWGE; encoded by the coding sequence ATGAGCCCAGCCGAATTACACGCCGACAGCATCGTCATCGATGGCCTGATCATCGCCAAGTGGAACCGCGAGCTGTTCGAGGATATGCGCAAAGGTGGCCTTACCGCCGCCAACTGCACCGTGTCGGTTTGGGAAGGTTTCAAGGCCACCGTCGACCAGATCGCCGCCAGCCAGAAGCTTATCCGCGAGAACAGCGACCTGGTGATGCCCGTGCGCACCACCGCCGATATTCGCAAGGCCAAGGAACTGGGCAAGACCGGTATCCTTTTCGGCTTCCAGAACGCCCATGCCTTCGAAGATCAGATCGGTTACGTGGAGGTGTTCAAGCAGCTGGGCGTGGGCATCGTGCAGATGTGCTACAACACCCAGAACCTGGTGGGCACCGGCTGCTACGAGCGCGACGGCGGCCTGTCAGGCTTCGGTCGCGAGATCGTTGCCGAAATGAACCGCGTCGGCATCATGTGCGACTTGTCCCACGTCGGGTCCAAAACCTCCGAGGAAGTCATCCTCGAATCGAAAAAGCCGGTGTGCTACTCCCACTGCTTGCCATCGGGCCTCAAGGAGCACCCTCGCAACAAGTCCGATGAGGAACTGAAGTTCATCGCCGACCACGGTGGTTTCGTTGGCGTGACCATGTTTGCACCGTTCCTGGCCAAGGGGATCGACTCGACCATCGACGATTATGCCGAGGCCATCGAGTACACCATGAACATCGTGGGTGAAGATGCCATCGGCATCGGTACCGACTTCACCCAAGGTCACGGCAAGGAATTCTTCGAATACCTCACCCACGACAAGGGCTACGCCCGTCGCCTGACCAACTTCGGCAAGATCATCAACCCACTGGGCATTCGTACCGTGGGCGAGTTCCCCAACCTCACCGAGACCTTGCTCAAACGTGGCCACTCCGAGCGCGTGGTTCGCAAGATCATGGGCGAGAACTGGGTCAACGTGTTGAAAGACGTCTGGGGCGAATAA
- a CDS encoding GlxA family transcriptional regulator produces the protein MTSYTSGNPTQNRTTPQSIGFLLLDNFTLISLASAVEPLRMANQLSGRELYRWHTLTVDGGQVWASDGLQITPDAAMHSAPPMDTVIVCGGVGIQRTVTREHVTWLQAQARQSRRLGAVCTGSWALACAGLLDGFDCSVHWECLAAMQEAYPRVNMSTRLFTLDRNRFTSSGGTAPLDMMLHLISRDHGRELSAAISEMFVYERIRNEQDHQRVPLKHMLGTNQPKLQEIVALMEANLEEPIDLDELAVYVSVSRRQLERLFQKYLHCSPSRYYLKLRLIRARQLLKQTPMSIIEVASVCGFVSTPHFSKCYREYFGIPPRDERVGSNTTQQVAMMPIPQAITLSPHSGPMAALSQARNESTFASVRL, from the coding sequence ATGACGTCGTACACCTCCGGGAACCCAACCCAGAACCGCACAACCCCCCAGTCCATCGGGTTTCTTCTCCTGGACAACTTCACCCTCATTTCTCTGGCGTCGGCGGTCGAGCCCCTGCGCATGGCCAACCAGCTGTCCGGCCGCGAGCTGTACCGCTGGCATACCCTGACCGTCGATGGCGGCCAGGTCTGGGCCAGCGACGGCTTGCAGATCACACCCGATGCCGCCATGCACAGCGCGCCCCCCATGGACACGGTCATCGTCTGTGGCGGTGTGGGTATCCAGCGCACCGTGACGCGTGAGCACGTGACCTGGCTGCAAGCCCAGGCTCGCCAGTCGCGCCGCCTTGGGGCGGTGTGCACCGGCAGCTGGGCGCTGGCCTGTGCCGGCCTGCTCGACGGCTTCGATTGCAGCGTGCACTGGGAATGCCTGGCGGCCATGCAAGAGGCCTACCCACGGGTCAACATGAGCACGCGCCTGTTCACGCTCGACCGCAACCGCTTCACCAGCTCTGGCGGCACCGCGCCGTTGGACATGATGCTGCACTTGATCAGCCGCGATCATGGTCGGGAATTGTCGGCGGCCATTTCCGAGATGTTCGTCTACGAGCGCATCCGTAACGAGCAGGATCACCAGCGCGTACCGCTCAAGCACATGCTGGGCACCAATCAGCCGAAACTGCAGGAAATCGTCGCCCTGATGGAAGCCAACCTCGAGGAGCCGATCGACCTGGACGAACTCGCCGTCTACGTATCCGTGTCGCGTCGGCAGCTGGAGCGGCTGTTCCAGAAGTATCTGCACTGCTCGCCCTCGCGCTATTACCTCAAGCTGCGGCTGATACGCGCACGCCAGTTGCTCAAGCAGACGCCGATGTCGATCATCGAGGTGGCTTCGGTCTGCGGCTTCGTGTCCACGCCGCACTTCTCCAAGTGCTACCGCGAATACTTCGGCATTCCACCGCGCGACGAGCGTGTTGGCTCCAATACCACCCAGCAGGTGGCGATGATGCCGATTCCACAGGCCATCACCCTGTCGCCCCACAGTGGTCCGATGGCGGCATTGAGCCAGGCGCGTAATGAGTCAACGTTTGCCAGTGTAAGGCTCTAA
- a CDS encoding GlxA family transcriptional regulator codes for MAQIIHFLLLPGFSAMGFISALEPLRVANRFKAQAYHWQVLSLDGSAVNASNGMSVNADAALGAQTPCSTLLIVAGFEPLGCYAPKLQQSLRRLAHEGVMLGGIDTGAVVLAEAGLLDGHRATVHWEALDAFRENYPSLHATQELFEIDRQRITCAGGTASIDLMLDLIAQAHGAELAVQVSEQFVLSRIRPRQDHQRMQIAARYGISNRKLVQVITEMEKHTEHPLGTTELAARVMITRRQMERLFRLHLNDTPSGFYLGLRLDKARQLLRQTQMTITQVSVACGFELPSYFTRRYKRRFGCCPREERKFVKSSPPN; via the coding sequence ATGGCGCAGATCATCCACTTTCTGTTGTTACCCGGTTTCTCCGCCATGGGGTTCATCAGTGCCCTGGAGCCCCTGCGCGTGGCCAACAGGTTCAAAGCCCAGGCATACCACTGGCAGGTATTGAGCCTGGATGGGAGCGCCGTGAACGCCAGCAACGGCATGTCAGTCAATGCCGATGCAGCGTTGGGCGCGCAAACGCCCTGCAGTACATTGCTGATCGTGGCAGGCTTCGAACCCCTGGGCTGCTACGCCCCAAAGCTTCAGCAAAGCCTGCGCCGCCTGGCTCACGAGGGCGTCATGCTAGGCGGTATCGATACCGGCGCTGTGGTGCTGGCCGAGGCAGGCTTGCTCGATGGTCATCGTGCGACCGTGCATTGGGAGGCGCTGGATGCGTTCAGGGAAAACTATCCCAGCCTGCATGCCACCCAGGAGCTGTTCGAAATTGATCGGCAACGCATCACCTGTGCGGGCGGGACCGCTTCGATCGACTTGATGCTCGATCTGATCGCCCAGGCGCATGGCGCCGAGCTCGCTGTGCAAGTTTCCGAGCAGTTCGTGTTGAGCCGTATTCGACCGCGCCAAGATCATCAGCGCATGCAGATTGCTGCACGCTATGGCATCAGCAACCGCAAGCTGGTGCAGGTGATCACAGAGATGGAAAAGCATACCGAACACCCGCTTGGTACAACAGAATTGGCCGCGCGCGTGATGATCACGCGTCGTCAGATGGAGCGCCTGTTCAGGTTGCATCTCAACGATACGCCCAGCGGTTTTTACCTTGGCCTGCGCCTGGACAAGGCTCGCCAGTTGCTGCGCCAGACCCAGATGACGATCACCCAGGTCAGCGTGGCATGCGGTTTTGAACTGCCGTCGTACTTTACCCGACGTTACAAGCGCCGCTTCGGGTGCTGCCCACGCGAAGAGCGCAAGTTCGTGAAGTCGTCTCCACCGAATTAG
- the choW gene encoding choline ABC transporter permease subunit — protein sequence MMLIDQKIPLGQYMSSFVEWLTQHGANYFDAIAQGLEFMIHGVTSTLTWFNPLVLIALFAALAHLIQRKWALTAFVGLSFLLILNLGYWQETMETLAQVSFATVVCVAIGVPLGIVAAHKPMFYTAMRPVLDLMQTVPTFVYLIPTLTLFGLGVVPGLISTVVFAIAAPIRLTYLGICDVPQELMDAGKAFGCSRRQLLTRIELPHAMPSIAAGVTQCIMLSLSMVVIAALVGADGLGKPVVNALNTADISLGFEAGLAIVLLAIMLDRICKQPELPARSEA from the coding sequence ATCATGCTTATCGATCAGAAAATACCCCTGGGCCAGTACATGTCCTCGTTCGTCGAGTGGCTGACCCAGCACGGCGCGAATTATTTCGACGCCATCGCCCAAGGCCTGGAGTTCATGATCCATGGCGTCACCAGTACCCTGACCTGGTTCAACCCGCTCGTGCTCATCGCCCTGTTCGCTGCACTGGCGCACCTGATCCAGCGCAAGTGGGCATTGACCGCCTTCGTCGGATTGTCCTTCCTGCTGATCCTCAACCTGGGCTACTGGCAGGAAACCATGGAAACCCTGGCCCAGGTCAGCTTCGCCACCGTGGTCTGCGTGGCTATCGGCGTGCCGCTGGGTATCGTCGCCGCACACAAGCCGATGTTCTACACCGCCATGCGGCCGGTGCTCGACCTGATGCAGACGGTCCCCACCTTCGTCTACCTGATCCCTACCCTTACCCTGTTCGGCCTGGGCGTGGTGCCTGGGTTGATCTCGACGGTCGTGTTCGCCATCGCCGCCCCCATCCGCCTGACCTACCTGGGCATCTGCGATGTACCCCAGGAACTGATGGACGCCGGCAAGGCCTTTGGCTGCTCGCGCCGTCAACTGCTCACCCGTATCGAACTGCCCCATGCGATGCCGAGCATCGCCGCAGGCGTCACCCAATGCATCATGCTGTCGCTGTCGATGGTGGTGATCGCCGCCCTGGTGGGCGCCGACGGCCTGGGCAAACCTGTGGTCAACGCACTGAACACCGCCGATATTTCCCTGGGCTTCGAAGCGGGCCTGGCAATCGTGCTGCTGGCGATCATGCTCGACCGTATCTGCAAGCAACCGGAGCTGCCGGCCAGGAGTGAAGCATGA
- a CDS encoding thioesterase family protein has product MPALITYRTQVLEDWVDYNGHLRDAFYLLIFSYATDALMERIGLDAESRGQGGNSLFTLEAHINYLHEVKLGTEVWVQTHIVGFDRKRLHVYHSLHRAGFGDPLAASEQMLLHVDLAGPKSAPFSQRSSAALAATLNAQGPVPANAYTGRVIRLPANG; this is encoded by the coding sequence ATGCCTGCATTGATCACCTACCGGACCCAAGTGCTGGAAGACTGGGTCGATTACAACGGTCACCTGCGTGATGCGTTCTACCTGCTGATATTCAGCTACGCCACCGACGCGCTGATGGAGCGCATTGGGCTGGATGCCGAAAGCCGTGGGCAGGGTGGCAACTCTCTGTTCACGCTCGAGGCGCACATCAACTACTTGCACGAGGTAAAGCTCGGCACCGAGGTGTGGGTGCAGACGCACATCGTCGGTTTTGACCGCAAGCGCCTGCATGTCTACCACAGCCTGCACCGCGCGGGGTTTGGAGATCCATTGGCGGCGAGCGAACAGATGCTGCTGCATGTGGACCTCGCGGGGCCGAAATCCGCACCCTTCAGTCAGCGCAGCAGCGCTGCCCTGGCCGCCACCCTCAATGCTCAGGGGCCTGTACCGGCCAACGCCTATACCGGGCGGGTGATCCGCCTTCCAGCGAACGGCTAG